The genome window TGAATATCAGAAATGACTAAAACCTTCATACTGTTTGCGCTTTTCTCACCGCTTGCCTCACTGTGGCGGGCGGCGCCCCATTCTGTGTCTGAATTTGTCCCGCGCTTGCATTAGACCTTTTCGGGAATAAGCCAGGTTGTAGTCCGACGCCGTTCTTCCCGATCAGGTCTATTATACCCAGGTCACGCCAGATTACCAATGCACTGCGGGCTGTGCTACAATCGCCCTCATCAAGCACTTGTTTCGACCGGAGTTTGCCTTGTCTGACGAATCGCTCACCGTTGCAACCCACACGTGGATCAGCCACAGCCCGGCCGCGACCTTTGCCCTGGGCCAACAGATAGGACGCCTGGCGCAGCCGGGCGATGTGCTGGCGCTCAGCGGCGACCTGGGGGCCGGCAAAACCGCCCTGGTGCAGGGCATCGGCGCCGGCCTGGGCATTGCCGACCAGATCACCAGCCCCACCTTCACCCTCGTGGGCGAATATGACGGCCGTCTGCATCTCTACCATGTGGATGTCTACCGCCTGGTCGCCGCGCCGGCCGAAGCACTGGCCTTTGGCCTGGATGACTTGCTGGGCGCTGACGGGCTGACCGTGATCGAATGGGCCAACCTGGTCGCCACCCTGCTGCCGGCCGATCGCCTGGAGGTGCAGCTCACCTGGCTGGATGACCTGACGCGGCGCCTGGTCTTCACCGCCCACGGCGCCCGGCACGCCGCGCGGCTGCATGACCTGGCCGCGGAGATGACCCCATGACTACACCGCTGCTGCTGGCGCTCGATACCTGCACCGACCTGGCCAGTATTGCCCTCTATGACGGGGAACAGGTGCTGAGCGAAATGACGTGGCACTCCAACCGGCGCCATACCGTGGAACTGCTACCCCAGGTTGTCGCCATGCTCACGCAGGCCGGCTTGACCGCCGCCGACGTGCGCGGGGTTGCGGTGGCAATTGGCCCTGGCTCCTTCACCGGCACACGGGTGGCCCTGGCGCTGGCCAAAGGGATGGCAACCGCCAACGACCTGCCGTTGTTTGGCATCGCCACGCTCGACGCCATTGCCTATGCACACCATGCCCAGGCATGGCCGGTGACCGCCCTGGTGCAGGCCGGCCGCGGTCGCGTCTGTTGGGGGCACTACATCCAGGCTGCCCGACCGGGCGCGTGGCAGCAGGTCAGCCCCTTTGCCATCAGCAGTATCGAAACCGTGGCCGCAGCCATCCACGCGCCCACCCTTTTTGCCGGCGATCTGCTGGCCAGCACGCGCGCCGTCCTGACTGCACATCTGGGCGCGCACGCGCACTTCGCCTCACCCGCGCTGACCGTGCGGCGGGCCAGTCTCCTGGCCGAACTGGCCTGGCCGCGCTTCCTGGCCGGCGCCACCGATGACATCACCACCCTGGCGCCCATCTACTTGCACGATCTGCCTGCAGGCCCCGGCGCATGACATCACCTGACGCCCTGTTCCCCGTCGTTGCCATGCAACTGAGCGATCTCGATGCGATCATGGAGATCGAGCCGATCCTGTTCACTGGCGATCCGTGGCCGCGCAGCATGTACGAGCATGAGATCGTGCGCAACGAGCTGTCATTCTACCGGGTGATTCATGGTCAGGCGCCGGCGCAGCCGCCTGTCCTGGCCTATGCCGGTGTGTGGATGCTCTACGATACCGCGCATGTAGCCACCATCGGCACGCATCCGGCCTGGCAGCGCCGCGGCCTGAGCACCTGGCTGCTGCTGCACCTCATCGAAGAGTCGCGGCGTCGCGGCGCTGTCGAAATGACATTAGAAGTGCGCAAGTCCAACCTGGCTGCCCAGGCCCTCTACCATCACTTCGGCTTCGAGAAGGTGGGGCGGCGCCGGCGCTACTACCACGATACCGGCGAGGACGCCCTGCTGATGACGCTGACCGCGCTGGGGTCGGACGTGGTTGCGCAGGCGCTGACGGACACCCGCCAGCGCAGCAACGCCCATCTGCGTCGTCAGATGGACGTTGACGACTGACGACGCGCCTTCAGGGCCGTCACCGCACGCTCCGGCACATAGACACTGCCCAACTCCGCGCGGTCGGCACGCGGACCGTGGAAATCGGTGCCGCCGGTGGCCACCAGGCCGTAGCGCTGCGCCGCGGCCAGAAGCTGCTGCACCTGGCCCTGGGTATAATTGGGATAGTAGCACTCCAGCCCCACCAGCCCAGCTGCGATCATGTCTGGCAGCGTCTGCTCCAGGTTCACCTCCACGATCGGATCGCCGGTGAAACGGGCAATGATCGGGTGTGCCAGCACCGGCAGCCCGCCCACGCGCTTGATCGTCTGCACGGCTTCCACCGGCGTGAAGCGCATGCGCTCCACATAGGCCGGGCCGTCGCGGCCGATGTAAAGGGTAAACGCCTCATTCATGGAGTTGACATGTCCGGCTTCCAACAGGGCGCGGGCAATGTGCGGCCGGCCGATGGGCGCATCGCCGGCAATCTCCTGCACGCGCTGCCAGGTGATGGGCACACCCAGCGCGGTCAGCCGCCGCGTGATTTCCTCGCCGCGGCGCTCGCGGCCCGCGCGCAACCGGCGCAGCTCGGCCTGAAACGGCGCGTCGGTGACATCAATGAAATAGCCCAACACATGAATCTCACCGCCAGGCACATCGGTATTGATCTCGATGCCCGGCAGCACTTCGATGCCGGCCGCCGCGCCGGCCGTCAGGGCTTCGGCCACGCCATCGGTGGTGTCGTGATCGGTCACGGCAATCGTCTTCAAGCCAAATTCCAACGCACGCGCCACCAGTTGGCTGGGGGTCAGCGTGCCATCGGAGGCCGTGGTGTGACAATGCAGGTCAACATAGTTCATTTTCGTAACATCTCCGTAACACTGAGTTGATTCGGCTCTCAGGCCAATTCGAACCAAACAGCCTGGCCGGGCTGCAAAACCAGGCGCAGGCGCTGCTCGGCATCGAGCGAATAGGCCGCGCCGTCCAGTTGATCCACCAGGACAGCGGGCACGCCGGGTAGCGTCAGCTCAACCGCCTGGGGATTGAAGTAGTCGCTGTTTGCCAGCACGATGAGGCGCGGCGTATGCTGCCGCGTCGAGCGCAGGATGGCAAAGACGACAGGGTTGGCAGGCAACTGGCCGAAGGCGAAAGTGTCCGGGTCGAGATCTGCGATGACAGGCGCCAGGCGGGCGCGGGTCAACAGAACCTGGCGCATCCAGGCTGCCAGGTGAGTCGCATGGCCGGCCGCGGCCGGCGCCGGGTTTTCCCAGGGGTAGGCGGCTGCGCTGAAAAGGGCCAGCGTTGACGCGGGATAGCGCGCCTGTTCGGCGGGTGAGAAGCCGATGCCCGTGTTGAGCGGTTCGGTGGCGCCCAGCTCGAAGCCGCCATGCAGCACTGGCATGGCCGGCAAGGCGGCGCAGATCGCCCAGGCAAAGCGGACATAGGCCAGGCCGCCGGGGCGTTTGGCCGCGCGCATCGTGTCATGCGTCTCCGGCGTCGCGAAGAAGGGGAGTGGGACGCCGGTCTGCGCCATCTGCGCCAGGAAGTGCGCGGCGCTGAGCTGGTCGTGCAGACTGGTGGGAAAGCTGCCCAGGGTGGCGTTGTAGCCCTCGGCCAGGCTGTTGAGCGGCGAACCGAAGTTTTCATCCCAGAAGGCAAAATCGGGCTTGATGGTCCGCGCCGCGGCCACCATGGCGGCCTTCAGCGCGCTGGGCAGGGCATGACCCATGTCAATCATGACGCCGTCAATGTCGAACGTATCCTGATAGTGCGGGATGATGCCGACGATGCGCTGCCACAGCGGCAGCACCGCTTGCTCCGGCCGGGCCAGGCGGCTGTCGTACAGGCGGACCGCGTTGTAGGCGATGTAGTTGAAATCGGGATGATCGTAGAGGCGCAGGTAGGTCACATCGGTCCAGGGTGGCTGCATGTCGCCCGGCCAGTCTGAAAAGGCGCTGGGCACGCGCACGATGCGGCCATCGGCCAGGCGCCCAAACCAACGGCCATCAATCATTTCGATCTGATCGGGTGCGGGCGGCGGGGTGAAAAAGGCCTGGTGCGGGGCCGGCGGCGGCGGCAGGCGGTCGAAGCGGCCCTCGTTCGCCTCGGCGAAGATGAAAGCGAGTTCCTCCGGTGAAAAGATGGGCGCGCCATAGGCAAGGGTCGCGTCGGCCGGCGACATGCCAGGCTGGCGGGCAGGCACGCGGTCGTCAATCCAGTAGAACCACTCCGGATGCTCGGCCACCCAGTCGGCGTCGCGCGCGGCCGTGCGAAAGACGAATTCGAGCACCACGCGCATGCCCAGGTGGTGCGCCGCTTCCACGAACGCCTTGAATTCCGTCTCGACGCCTAAATCGAGCCGCGGTTCGCCCAGGTTATCGTCCAGACGGTAGGGGTTGCGGATGGCATAGGGTGAACCAAGATTGCCCTTGTGGCCGTCCTTGCCCACAGCGGTGACCGGCAGCAGATAGACGGTGTTGATGCCCAGCCAGCGCAGCCAGGGCAGGAGGGCGATGCACTTGAGGAAGGTGCCGGTCTCGCGCCAGCCCTGGCTGTTGAGCGGCAGGGCCAGCGTACCATCGCCATCATGATCGAAGGCGGCTGCGGCACGGGGAAACAGATTGTAGGCGACTGCGTTCTGGCTCCAACCGCCCCCGGCCGGGCCAACAACCAGCGGCTGCGCAGGCTGCTGCGCAATGGCCTCGATCGTGTCCAGGAAAAAACGCAGGGGGTTGACCTGGCGTGGCGCAGGGGACCCGGCGGGGTCGAGCCACAGGCCGGGCACGGCATAGGCAGCGGCCTGATCGCCTTGCCCAAATAACAGTTCGCCTAGCCGTTGATGGACCTGGGCCAGGGCAGGTAGTGTAGCATCAGGTAAGGTTGACATCATGCTTTCATCGAATCATTGAATCATCGAATCGAATGGTCAGTTCTGGGGCGCAACATTGTACCATCGAGATGCAGGATTCAACCAAAACGGCAAGCCCGCGCTGCGGCGGCGCGCTTCTCGAAACTTGCGGTCGCCCTCGCTGTCGGCCTCACGCGGCCGGTTGGCGCCGCAGCAAGACGGGGCCAAGGCGGTCAAGGAGCCAGCCGAACAGCGGCTCAACCCACTGCACCATGCCCCACCAGGCAGGGATATACACCACGCGTCGCGGATGGCGCAAGGTGGCGATCACGCGCTGCGCAACTTTCTCTGGAGTCACGGCCGCCAGGCGTTCTCCAGGGATGCGTCGGCCTGCCGGTTGGTGAGCCGCGCGGTCGTAGAACTCCGTCTGCACACGGCCGAGGCGCATCAGGCTGACATGCACGGCCGTGCCGCGTAGCTCGCGGTGGAGCGCCGTAGAAAAGCTATCCACGAAAGATTTGGTGGCGCTGTAGAGGGCTGCGCCCTGTTCGGGCAGGTTCCCGGCGATCGAGCCCATGTTGATGATATGTCCTGCACCGCGGGTTTGCATGTCAGGCAACACCAGCAGCGTCAGGTGCGTCAGCGCCGTCATATTGGTCTGGATCATCGCCCGCGCCACGGGCCAGGGCATATCAGCGCCATAGCCATACCAGCCAAAACCGGCGCTGTTCACCAGGACATCTACGGGACCGGCGACGTCGGTTGCCTCATGCAATACCCGCAGCCGCTCCAGTTCATCGGTCAGGTCGGCGGCGATCATCCAGGCTTCACCGCCGTCGCGACGGATCTCGTCCACCAGCCGCTCCAGCCGATCGCCGCGCCGCGCGACCAGGACAACTTTCAGCCCCGCGCGCGCAAGCTGGCGGGCCGAGGCCGCGCCGATGCCGCTTGAAGCGCCTGTCACCAACGCAACCTGGCCGTGACACGCCAGGCGGACGGTTGTCTGGCGTTGCCAATGAGGCGAGCGCTTGAGCAACGCACGGCGTACCAGCGGACGGAAGAGACGGACGAAATGCCGGCGGACGCCGAGCAAGTGGGACAGATCGCGCACATAATCATCGAGGTCACGCGTCTGAAAGCGCAGCAGGCGCTGACTCTCCGCGGTGTCCAGCCAATCGGTGCCGAACGGCGCGGTCGCAAAGGCTTCTGGGGGTAGCTGGCCCGCACCCATCGCGTCCAGGATCGGTTGGATCATGCCCTGGTAGGTAAACTGACAGCGTGGCCCGCCGCCGATGAGCAGGGTTTTGCCCCAGATGTCGTCGCTGCTCACGGCGTTCGCCAGCGCCAGCCCCACGTCGCGCGTGTGAATGTACTCGATGCGGTTGTTCAACGGTACATCG of Candidatus Amarolinea dominans contains these proteins:
- a CDS encoding SDR family NAD(P)-dependent oxidoreductase, translated to MKVLLTGAFGNVGISTLDELLRQGHTVRCFDLETTTNRRTVRRYRHHIAAGRVEVLWGDLRHRQNVAAAATGVDAVLHVAFIIPKMSHTGIESELRPDWAEAVNVGGTRNLIEALQAQPHPPKLVFTSSLHVYGRTQHLPPPRTVTDPVQPFEHYACHKVACEEMIRASGLSWAILRLAATLPLALKLDPGMFDVPLNNRIEYIHTRDVGLALANAVSSDDIWGKTLLIGGGPRCQFTYQGMIQPILDAMGAGQLPPEAFATAPFGTDWLDTAESQRLLRFQTRDLDDYVRDLSHLLGVRRHFVRLFRPLVRRALLKRSPHWQRQTTVRLACHGQVALVTGASSGIGAASARQLARAGLKVVLVARRGDRLERLVDEIRRDGGEAWMIAADLTDELERLRVLHEATDVAGPVDVLVNSAGFGWYGYGADMPWPVARAMIQTNMTALTHLTLLVLPDMQTRGAGHIINMGSIAGNLPEQGAALYSATKSFVDSFSTALHRELRGTAVHVSLMRLGRVQTEFYDRAAHQPAGRRIPGERLAAVTPEKVAQRVIATLRHPRRVVYIPAWWGMVQWVEPLFGWLLDRLGPVLLRRQPAA
- the tsaB gene encoding tRNA (adenosine(37)-N6)-threonylcarbamoyltransferase complex dimerization subunit type 1 TsaB; protein product: MTTPLLLALDTCTDLASIALYDGEQVLSEMTWHSNRRHTVELLPQVVAMLTQAGLTAADVRGVAVAIGPGSFTGTRVALALAKGMATANDLPLFGIATLDAIAYAHHAQAWPVTALVQAGRGRVCWGHYIQAARPGAWQQVSPFAISSIETVAAAIHAPTLFAGDLLASTRAVLTAHLGAHAHFASPALTVRRASLLAELAWPRFLAGATDDITTLAPIYLHDLPAGPGA
- a CDS encoding PHP domain-containing protein codes for the protein MNYVDLHCHTTASDGTLTPSQLVARALEFGLKTIAVTDHDTTDGVAEALTAGAAAGIEVLPGIEINTDVPGGEIHVLGYFIDVTDAPFQAELRRLRAGRERRGEEITRRLTALGVPITWQRVQEIAGDAPIGRPHIARALLEAGHVNSMNEAFTLYIGRDGPAYVERMRFTPVEAVQTIKRVGGLPVLAHPIIARFTGDPIVEVNLEQTLPDMIAAGLVGLECYYPNYTQGQVQQLLAAAQRYGLVATGGTDFHGPRADRAELGSVYVPERAVTALKARRQSSTSI
- the rimI gene encoding ribosomal protein S18-alanine N-acetyltransferase — translated: MTSPDALFPVVAMQLSDLDAIMEIEPILFTGDPWPRSMYEHEIVRNELSFYRVIHGQAPAQPPVLAYAGVWMLYDTAHVATIGTHPAWQRRGLSTWLLLHLIEESRRRGAVEMTLEVRKSNLAAQALYHHFGFEKVGRRRRYYHDTGEDALLMTLTALGSDVVAQALTDTRQRSNAHLRRQMDVDD
- a CDS encoding alpha-amylase; translated protein: MMSTLPDATLPALAQVHQRLGELLFGQGDQAAAYAVPGLWLDPAGSPAPRQVNPLRFFLDTIEAIAQQPAQPLVVGPAGGGWSQNAVAYNLFPRAAAAFDHDGDGTLALPLNSQGWRETGTFLKCIALLPWLRWLGINTVYLLPVTAVGKDGHKGNLGSPYAIRNPYRLDDNLGEPRLDLGVETEFKAFVEAAHHLGMRVVLEFVFRTAARDADWVAEHPEWFYWIDDRVPARQPGMSPADATLAYGAPIFSPEELAFIFAEANEGRFDRLPPPPAPHQAFFTPPPAPDQIEMIDGRWFGRLADGRIVRVPSAFSDWPGDMQPPWTDVTYLRLYDHPDFNYIAYNAVRLYDSRLARPEQAVLPLWQRIVGIIPHYQDTFDIDGVMIDMGHALPSALKAAMVAAARTIKPDFAFWDENFGSPLNSLAEGYNATLGSFPTSLHDQLSAAHFLAQMAQTGVPLPFFATPETHDTMRAAKRPGGLAYVRFAWAICAALPAMPVLHGGFELGATEPLNTGIGFSPAEQARYPASTLALFSAAAYPWENPAPAAAGHATHLAAWMRQVLLTRARLAPVIADLDPDTFAFGQLPANPVVFAILRSTRQHTPRLIVLANSDYFNPQAVELTLPGVPAVLVDQLDGAAYSLDAEQRLRLVLQPGQAVWFELA
- the tsaE gene encoding tRNA (adenosine(37)-N6)-threonylcarbamoyltransferase complex ATPase subunit type 1 TsaE: MSHSPAATFALGQQIGRLAQPGDVLALSGDLGAGKTALVQGIGAGLGIADQITSPTFTLVGEYDGRLHLYHVDVYRLVAAPAEALAFGLDDLLGADGLTVIEWANLVATLLPADRLEVQLTWLDDLTRRLVFTAHGARHAARLHDLAAEMTP